One Nitrospirota bacterium DNA segment encodes these proteins:
- a CDS encoding aspartate carbamoyltransferase catalytic subunit has translation MKKHLIDIKSTSLEDIKLVLDTASSFKDVLSRDIKKVPALRGKTAVNLFFEPSTRTKTSFELAEKRLSTDVINFAVPTSSVVKGESLYDTIKTIESYGVDFIIIRHQSSGVPHFITSFSNASVINAGDGINEHPTQALLDAFTLMEKKGVIEGLKIAVVGDIFHSRVARSNIFCLKKLGAEVRIVAPNTLIPKGIENEGVHIYNNLEDGISGVDAIMMLRIQNERQSGGFLSSKDEYFRFWGLTSKRLKRAKPDCIVMHPGPMNRGVEIDSEVADSAQSVIHAQVINGLAVRMAVLYLLSTA, from the coding sequence ATGAAAAAGCACCTGATTGACATCAAAAGCACATCCCTTGAGGATATTAAACTGGTGCTTGATACCGCATCGTCCTTTAAAGACGTTTTAAGCAGAGACATTAAGAAGGTGCCGGCATTAAGGGGTAAAACCGCCGTTAATCTCTTTTTTGAGCCCTCCACCCGGACAAAGACATCTTTTGAGCTTGCAGAAAAAAGACTGAGCACCGATGTCATAAACTTTGCCGTCCCAACAAGCAGTGTCGTGAAAGGAGAGAGCCTCTACGACACCATAAAAACCATCGAATCCTACGGAGTTGACTTTATCATCATACGGCACCAGTCAAGCGGTGTGCCGCACTTTATTACATCGTTTTCTAATGCCTCAGTTATCAATGCGGGTGATGGAATTAACGAGCATCCCACACAAGCTCTGTTAGACGCATTTACACTGATGGAGAAAAAAGGGGTGATAGAGGGACTTAAAATAGCCGTAGTTGGGGATATTTTTCATAGCAGAGTGGCACGGTCAAATATTTTTTGCTTAAAAAAACTCGGTGCAGAAGTTAGAATTGTCGCCCCAAACACTCTGATCCCAAAGGGGATTGAAAACGAGGGCGTGCATATATACAATAACCTTGAGGACGGCATAAGCGGAGTTGATGCCATCATGATGCTGAGAATTCAAAACGAGCGTCAAAGTGGCGGATTTCTAAGCTCCAAGGATGAGTATTTCCGCTTCTGGGGACTTACCTCAAAGCGCTTAAAAAGGGCAAAACCCGACTGCATTGTCATGCACCCAGGTCCCATGAACAGAGGAGTTGAAATAGACTCCGAGGTTGCCGACAGCGCTCAGTCAGTTATACACGCTCAGGTCATTAACGGCCTTGCCGTCAGGATGGCGGTTCTTTATTTGCTTAGCACCGCTTAG
- a CDS encoding CBS domain-containing protein, producing the protein MTDRHSDKMSFCVTINDEDVYEAMKSISGYLDITSRDFKEVYQVAYKHALNRVTQSVVIKEVMTTDVVTVTADTPITEVSDRLSEHAISGMPVVDDSGKPVGVISEKDLLSRMGADHTLTFMSVVSLCLKHKCCKIMKIANLTAKNIMTTPAVCINENASIHEAVSVFKTKKINRIPVLSVDGRLVGIITRGDILRSPLFQINV; encoded by the coding sequence TTGACAGACAGACACAGCGATAAAATGTCCTTTTGTGTAACTATAAATGACGAAGACGTTTATGAGGCAATGAAATCTATAAGCGGTTATCTTGATATAACATCCAGAGATTTTAAAGAGGTTTACCAGGTCGCATATAAACATGCCTTAAACAGAGTAACACAATCTGTGGTAATCAAAGAAGTGATGACCACAGATGTCGTGACAGTTACGGCAGATACTCCAATTACTGAAGTGTCTGACAGGCTTTCTGAACATGCAATTTCCGGGATGCCGGTAGTTGATGACAGTGGCAAACCTGTTGGGGTCATATCAGAAAAGGATTTACTTTCCCGGATGGGGGCAGACCACACCTTAACTTTTATGTCGGTAGTTTCTCTATGTTTAAAACATAAGTGTTGTAAGATTATGAAGATTGCAAATCTTACTGCCAAAAACATAATGACAACACCTGCCGTGTGCATTAATGAAAACGCTTCAATCCATGAGGCAGTGTCTGTTTTTAAGACTAAGAAAATCAACCGGATACCAGTGCTTTCGGTTGACGGCAGACTGGTTGGAATAATCACTCGTGGCGATATCCTGAGATCCCCTTTGTTTCAAATAAACGTATAA